Proteins from one Cellulosilyticum lentocellum DSM 5427 genomic window:
- a CDS encoding acyltransferase family protein — MRKYYIDHLRTFLILLLFPFHTLRMYTLTESFYIEGTPHIIPTLFISITSIWFMNLLFVLAGMSTAYSIQKRSIKEYCKERFSKLLMPFIFGVVLTVPIQTYYAERFHNGYTGSFIEQYGLFFTKITDLSGYKGGLTPAHLWFLLFLFLISILSLPIINFVKKNGRKPLKKGNLWRMIPLFFIIQIFSIIEIGERIGQYMTYFIIGFLVLSREENLEEIQKNQMPLAIGAISLLAISSLLDMMGVLGKINSIGIFNLLTVAISAVRHAASWLTILALIGFGRKYLTGTNKIFSYLAKASFGIYFIHQTVIITIGYYVLPLVPYRSVQSLVIMILSFIATIAIYVVLKRCPVLNTLFGMKKSQPVRLEHVVEIG, encoded by the coding sequence ATGAGAAAATATTATATTGACCATTTAAGGACATTTCTAATTTTACTTTTGTTTCCGTTTCATACACTGAGAATGTATACTTTAACTGAGTCCTTTTATATAGAAGGGACACCTCATATAATACCAACACTATTTATATCCATTACATCTATATGGTTTATGAATTTGCTTTTTGTATTAGCAGGAATGAGTACAGCTTATAGTATTCAAAAACGTTCTATAAAAGAGTATTGCAAGGAGCGTTTTTCAAAACTTCTGATGCCATTTATATTTGGAGTTGTACTTACAGTGCCTATTCAAACTTATTATGCAGAAAGATTTCATAATGGCTATACAGGGAGTTTTATAGAACAGTACGGACTATTTTTTACAAAGATAACAGATTTAAGTGGCTATAAAGGAGGACTTACACCAGCTCACCTATGGTTTTTACTATTTTTGTTCTTGATAAGCATACTAAGTTTACCAATCATAAACTTCGTGAAGAAAAACGGAAGAAAACCTTTAAAAAAGGGTAACTTATGGAGAATGATTCCCTTGTTTTTTATCATTCAGATTTTTAGTATCATTGAGATTGGTGAAAGAATTGGACAGTATATGACTTATTTTATAATAGGCTTCTTGGTGCTTTCTAGAGAAGAGAATTTAGAAGAGATACAGAAAAATCAAATGCCATTAGCAATAGGAGCTATCAGCTTACTTGCAATTTCTAGTTTGTTAGATATGATGGGAGTATTAGGAAAGATTAATTCAATAGGAATATTTAATCTATTGACAGTAGCCATCTCTGCTGTTAGGCATGCCGCTTCATGGTTAACAATATTGGCATTAATAGGGTTTGGAAGAAAATATCTAACTGGTACAAATAAAATTTTTAGTTATTTAGCAAAAGCTTCCTTTGGGATTTATTTTATTCATCAGACTGTTATTATTACTATTGGTTATTATGTATTACCTCTCGTGCCATATAGAAGTGTGCAAAGTTTAGTGATAATGATTTTAAGTTTTATTGCTACTATAGCTATCTATGTAGTATTAAAGCGCTGCCCCGTTCTTAATACATTATTCGGGATGAAAAAAAGTCAACCAGTAAGGCTAGAGCATGTAGTTGAAATAGGTTGA
- a CDS encoding ABC transporter substrate-binding protein, translating to MKKSFKASLAILAATMCAASLVGCGDKATSGDVYKIGGIGPLTGDASSYGISVKQGSQVAIDEINAAGGVNGKKLELVFEDDVNDAEKAVSAYNKIMDQGVTALVGAVTSGCSIAVSDESVKDGILQITPSGSAQECTKQPNSFRICFTDPLQGQTMAKYIADNGYKNVAIIYDVASDYSKGIKEAFVAEAGNVGLNIAAEESFTSGDIDFKTQLTKIKGTNADCIFLPIYYAEVAAISEQATTVGVSLPYFGADGWDGVIDQLGGDTTNINGAIFLTPFVATADKENVKSFVAAYEKAYNATPDQFAADGYDAVYAIKAAIEACGSDVTNENLVAAMTKIEVKGVTGDMTFTAEGEPNKSALVAMIQDGQYVAK from the coding sequence ATGAAAAAGAGTTTTAAAGCAAGTTTAGCCATTTTAGCTGCTACTATGTGTGCTGCTAGTTTAGTAGGATGTGGTGACAAAGCTACATCTGGTGATGTTTATAAAATTGGAGGAATTGGACCTCTAACAGGAGATGCATCTTCTTATGGTATTTCTGTTAAGCAAGGATCACAAGTTGCTATTGATGAAATTAATGCAGCTGGTGGTGTTAATGGAAAAAAATTAGAACTTGTATTTGAAGATGATGTAAATGATGCAGAAAAAGCAGTTAGTGCATATAACAAAATTATGGACCAAGGCGTTACAGCACTTGTTGGTGCAGTTACATCAGGATGTTCAATTGCTGTATCTGATGAATCTGTAAAAGATGGCATTCTTCAGATCACACCAAGCGGTTCAGCTCAAGAATGTACAAAACAACCAAATAGTTTCAGAATTTGCTTTACAGACCCACTTCAAGGACAAACAATGGCTAAATACATAGCTGACAATGGTTATAAAAATGTAGCTATTATTTATGATGTAGCTAGTGATTATAGTAAGGGAATTAAAGAAGCATTTGTAGCTGAAGCAGGTAATGTAGGTTTAAATATTGCTGCTGAGGAATCATTTACATCAGGTGATATTGACTTTAAAACACAACTTACAAAAATTAAAGGAACTAATGCTGATTGTATCTTCCTTCCAATCTACTATGCAGAAGTAGCTGCTATTTCAGAACAAGCTACAACAGTAGGTGTTAGCTTACCATATTTTGGTGCTGATGGTTGGGATGGCGTAATTGATCAATTAGGTGGTGACACAACTAATATTAATGGAGCTATTTTCCTTACACCATTCGTTGCTACAGCTGACAAAGAAAATGTAAAATCTTTTGTAGCTGCTTACGAAAAAGCATATAATGCTACACCAGATCAATTTGCAGCAGATGGTTACGATGCAGTATATGCTATCAAAGCTGCTATTGAAGCCTGTGGTAGTGATGTGACAAATGAAAATCTAGTTGCTGCTATGACTAAAATTGAAGTTAAAGGTGTTACAGGCGATATGACTTTCACAGCTGAGGGTGAACCAAATAAATCAGCTTTGGTTGCTATGATCCAAGATGGACAATATGTTGCTAAATAA
- a CDS encoding response regulator, with protein MAGRILVVDDAAFMRMMLKDILTKNGFEVAGEAENGLRAIERYKEVSPDLVLMDITMPELDGIGAVKQIKAEDPNAKIIMCSAMGQQAMVLESIQAGARDFIVKPFQADRIVEAINKCLK; from the coding sequence ATGGCAGGAAGAATATTGGTGGTAGATGATGCAGCATTCATGAGAATGATGTTAAAAGATATCTTAACAAAGAATGGGTTTGAAGTAGCTGGTGAAGCAGAAAATGGTCTAAGAGCAATTGAACGTTATAAAGAAGTATCCCCGGACTTAGTATTAATGGATATTACAATGCCTGAATTAGATGGGATTGGTGCTGTAAAGCAAATTAAAGCTGAAGATCCAAATGCCAAAATTATTATGTGCTCAGCTATGGGACAACAAGCAATGGTACTAGAGTCTATTCAAGCAGGAGCCAGAGACTTTATTGTTAAGCCTTTTCAAGCCGATAGAATAGTAGAAGCAATTAATAAATGCTTAAAATGA
- a CDS encoding TRM11 family SAM-dependent methyltransferase — translation MLRAIYENIQGGHEVRKNLIELKKLLKEESNRMAFIYYLAGSYTLLYKLLEDEDAKVRKNTALIMGELAVPEFVDKLFEAYIKEDKLFVKGDYLVALSHLDYRHLLEELKERLSFLTTSNFEETSMKHIHEEMKILTNMILDIERPEGHTFMGYDELSDLILLTNRDHQDITLEQIHQGNKRIFNAGVLVRTKDLKEILSIRTYSELLFRLKDVATVVNDPTEAAMAIYKGGLLAFLTKRHTGELPYYFRLEIKTKMPLDKKSAFAKKLAFELEKASDRALINSTSNYEVEIRLVENKEGQFNVLLKLYTIKDERFEYRKHAVAASIQPVTAALVAKISEPYLKEGAQVLDPFCGVGTMLIERHKLVPANPMYGIDLFGEAIDKAIINAKRAETVINFINRDFFDFTHNYLFDEIFTNMPTRGGRKSEQEMVMLYHEFFNKALSVLKNEAVIIMYTRDKSLVLKEVSSRSQCTVLEEYAISKKEDAYLYIIGINQ, via the coding sequence ATGCTTAGAGCAATTTATGAAAATATACAAGGTGGACACGAGGTTAGAAAAAATCTTATAGAACTTAAAAAGCTATTAAAAGAAGAAAGTAATCGTATGGCTTTTATTTATTATTTAGCAGGTAGTTATACACTTTTATACAAGCTATTAGAAGATGAAGATGCTAAAGTGCGTAAAAATACAGCCTTAATTATGGGAGAATTAGCAGTACCTGAATTTGTTGATAAGCTTTTTGAAGCCTATATAAAGGAAGATAAGCTTTTTGTTAAAGGAGACTATCTAGTGGCGCTAAGTCATTTAGATTATCGTCATTTGCTTGAAGAATTGAAGGAACGTTTAAGTTTTTTAACAACTAGTAACTTTGAAGAAACAAGTATGAAACATATTCATGAAGAAATGAAGATACTTACTAATATGATTTTAGATATAGAAAGACCTGAAGGGCATACTTTCATGGGATATGATGAATTATCGGATTTGATTTTACTTACTAATAGAGATCACCAAGATATTACTTTAGAACAAATTCACCAAGGCAACAAAAGGATTTTTAATGCAGGGGTATTAGTACGAACAAAAGATCTAAAAGAAATATTAAGTATTCGAACTTATTCAGAATTACTTTTTCGATTAAAAGATGTAGCCACTGTTGTAAATGACCCAACAGAAGCGGCAATGGCCATATATAAAGGTGGTTTATTAGCATTTTTAACTAAAAGACATACAGGAGAATTGCCTTATTATTTTAGATTAGAGATAAAAACTAAAATGCCTCTAGATAAGAAAAGTGCTTTTGCCAAAAAATTGGCTTTCGAGTTAGAAAAAGCATCAGATAGAGCATTAATTAATTCTACCTCAAATTATGAAGTGGAAATTAGGTTAGTTGAAAATAAAGAAGGGCAGTTTAATGTACTTCTTAAGCTTTATACCATTAAAGATGAGCGTTTTGAATATAGAAAGCATGCAGTAGCAGCTAGTATTCAGCCAGTAACGGCAGCCCTTGTAGCTAAAATTTCTGAGCCATATTTAAAAGAAGGGGCACAGGTATTAGACCCATTCTGTGGAGTAGGCACAATGCTGATAGAACGTCATAAGTTAGTTCCAGCAAATCCAATGTATGGTATTGATTTATTTGGAGAAGCCATAGATAAGGCAATTATTAATGCCAAAAGAGCAGAGACTGTTATTAACTTTATAAATCGTGATTTCTTTGACTTTACACATAATTATTTATTTGATGAAATCTTTACCAATATGCCAACTCGTGGAGGCAGAAAATCTGAACAAGAAATGGTAATGCTATATCATGAGTTTTTTAATAAGGCATTGAGTGTATTAAAGAATGAAGCTGTAATAATTATGTATACAAGAGATAAGAGTTTAGTATTGAAAGAAGTAAGTAGTAGAAGTCAATGTACAGTGCTTGAAGAATATGCCATCTCTAAGAAAGAAGATGCTTATCTTTACATTATAGGGATTAATCAATAA
- a CDS encoding LytTR family DNA-binding domain-containing protein has translation MKIHIDTQIDQNEIEVIIRCKEANEEVKRIQDLLELFNKKLKGIKDQQIYILDVIQILYIDTVDKRTFLYTAGDIYESNLKLYELEELLETSNFFRAGKSIIINFSHIKRIKPDFGGRLEVTISNEEKLYVSRQYAIHIKERLGKI, from the coding sequence GTGAAAATTCATATTGATACACAAATAGATCAAAATGAGATAGAGGTTATTATACGTTGTAAAGAAGCAAATGAAGAAGTAAAACGAATTCAAGATCTACTAGAGCTATTTAATAAGAAGCTAAAAGGTATAAAAGACCAACAAATCTATATTTTAGATGTTATTCAGATATTATACATTGACACTGTGGATAAGCGTACTTTTTTATATACAGCTGGGGACATTTATGAAAGTAATTTAAAGCTCTATGAATTAGAAGAGCTGCTAGAAACTAGCAATTTTTTTAGAGCCGGCAAATCAATAATAATTAATTTCTCACATATTAAGCGTATTAAACCAGATTTTGGTGGACGTTTAGAGGTCACTATAAGTAATGAAGAGAAATTATATGTCTCTAGGCAATACGCCATTCATATAAAGGAAAGGTTAGGTAAAATATAA
- a CDS encoding ABC transporter ATP-binding protein: MVISLEHIQKCFGEKIALKDINIQISQGEILGLLGPSGAGKTTLLKIITGQLKATTGKSEVLGISSEQLTDREYNQMGMVLDNCGLYTRLSVYDNLLLFVRLYHLPKVRIDEVLEQVALKDAKKISVQKLSKGMLQRLVLARAILNKPKLLFLDEPTSGLDPTTAKTIHELILSLRDEGATVFLTTHNMEEATKLCDQVALLFEGTIIEYGTPREICLKHSLENKIVILQKDGEVVELEHIPSSGKVIAKYFEEEQVATIHSSEPNLEKVFIKLTGKELAQ, encoded by the coding sequence ATGGTCATTAGCCTAGAACATATACAAAAGTGTTTTGGTGAAAAAATAGCTTTAAAAGATATTAACATACAAATAAGTCAAGGAGAAATCTTGGGCTTATTAGGACCTTCTGGAGCAGGGAAGACAACTTTATTAAAAATAATAACAGGACAGTTAAAAGCTACTACAGGAAAGTCGGAAGTGTTAGGAATCTCAAGTGAGCAATTAACTGATAGAGAGTATAATCAAATGGGCATGGTACTAGATAATTGTGGTTTATATACTAGGTTAAGTGTTTATGATAATCTTTTATTGTTTGTTAGGCTCTATCATTTGCCTAAAGTCAGAATTGATGAGGTATTGGAACAAGTAGCTTTAAAAGATGCAAAGAAGATTTCTGTACAAAAACTTTCAAAAGGTATGTTGCAACGCCTTGTATTAGCAAGGGCTATTTTAAATAAACCTAAGCTTCTTTTTTTAGATGAACCTACTAGCGGGCTAGATCCTACAACGGCTAAAACTATTCACGAACTCATCTTAAGTCTAAGAGATGAAGGGGCAACAGTATTTTTGACAACTCACAATATGGAGGAGGCAACAAAGCTTTGCGATCAAGTAGCTCTACTTTTTGAGGGGACCATCATAGAATATGGTACACCAAGAGAGATTTGTCTTAAACATAGTTTAGAAAATAAGATTGTTATTTTACAAAAGGATGGAGAAGTGGTGGAATTAGAGCATATTCCCTCAAGTGGAAAGGTGATTGCTAAATATTTTGAAGAAGAACAAGTTGCTACTATTCATTCCTCTGAACCGAACTTAGAAAAGGTTTTTATTAAATTAACAGGAAAGGAGCTAGCTCAGTGA
- the pflB gene encoding formate C-acetyltransferase, translated as MTHWRNFKSGKWENEINVRDFIVNNYTEYTGDDSFLAGPTQDTLDLWSELSELMVKERERGCFADTKTVATITSHAAGYIDKDKEKIVGLQTDAPLVRSCHPFGGMRVVENALKAYDYEVDPEMKEIFTKYRKTHNQGVFDVYNKDIRTARKVGVVTGLPDAYGRGRIIGDYRRVALYGIDKLIEFKMKDKEERSKVFTAETMRDCEELAEQIKALNELKELGQMYGFDLSRPAENFREATQWLYLAYLAATKEQDGAAMSIGRTSTFLDIYAERDLQEGKLTEQEVQEIIDQFIMKLRIIRFLRTPEYNELFSGDPTWVTESLGGMLEDMSASLVTKNSFRYLHTLYNIGPAPEPNLTVLWSEHFPQGYKNFCAKVSIDTSAIQYESDDLMRPQFGDDYGIACCVSPMRIGKQMQFFGARANLAKAVLYAINGGVDEKTGIKVVPGIEPMTGDEYLDYDKVMKNYQITKAWVAKVYTDALNIIHFMHDKYAYERIEMALHDTDILRTMACGIAGLAVATDSLSAIKHAKVKPIRNEEGIAIDFEIEGEYPAYGNNDDKVDSIAVSLVEDFMQEIRKHTPYRDSVYTQSVLTITSNVVYGKKTGATPDGRQAGVPFSPGANPMNGRETKGVLAACASVAKLPFEHANDGISYTFSLVPSTLGNNETDRITNMVGILDGYFGQTGQHINVNVLNKEVLLDAMDHPEKYPQLTIRVSGYAVNFIKLTKEQQLDVISRTFHERM; from the coding sequence ATGACACATTGGAGAAACTTTAAATCAGGCAAATGGGAAAACGAAATTAATGTAAGAGATTTCATCGTTAACAACTATACAGAATATACAGGTGACGATAGTTTCTTAGCTGGTCCTACACAAGATACATTAGATCTTTGGAGTGAACTTAGCGAACTTATGGTAAAAGAAAGAGAAAGAGGTTGTTTTGCAGATACTAAAACAGTAGCAACAATCACTTCTCACGCAGCAGGTTATATTGATAAAGATAAAGAAAAAATCGTTGGTCTTCAAACAGATGCACCACTTGTAAGAAGCTGTCATCCATTTGGTGGGATGAGAGTTGTAGAAAATGCTTTAAAAGCATACGATTATGAAGTAGATCCAGAAATGAAAGAAATCTTTACAAAATACAGAAAAACACATAACCAAGGTGTATTCGATGTATACAATAAAGATATTCGTACAGCACGTAAAGTAGGCGTTGTAACAGGTCTTCCAGATGCTTACGGTCGTGGACGTATTATTGGTGACTACAGAAGAGTTGCTCTTTACGGAATCGATAAATTAATCGAATTCAAAATGAAAGATAAAGAAGAACGTTCTAAAGTATTTACAGCAGAAACAATGAGAGACTGTGAAGAATTAGCAGAACAAATCAAAGCCTTAAATGAACTTAAAGAATTAGGCCAAATGTACGGATTTGATTTATCTAGACCAGCTGAAAACTTTAGAGAAGCGACTCAATGGTTATACTTAGCTTATCTTGCAGCAACTAAAGAACAAGATGGTGCAGCTATGTCAATCGGACGTACATCTACATTCCTTGATATTTATGCAGAAAGAGATTTACAAGAAGGTAAACTTACAGAACAAGAAGTTCAAGAAATCATTGATCAATTTATCATGAAACTTCGTATCATCAGATTCCTTAGAACTCCAGAATACAACGAATTATTCTCAGGAGACCCAACATGGGTAACAGAATCACTTGGTGGTATGTTAGAAGATATGAGTGCTTCACTTGTAACTAAAAATAGTTTCCGTTACCTCCACACACTTTATAACATTGGACCAGCTCCAGAACCAAACTTAACAGTACTTTGGAGTGAACATTTCCCACAAGGTTACAAAAACTTCTGTGCAAAAGTATCCATTGATACATCAGCTATTCAATATGAAAGTGATGACCTTATGAGACCACAATTTGGTGATGACTACGGTATTGCTTGTTGTGTATCTCCAATGAGAATCGGTAAACAAATGCAATTCTTTGGTGCTCGTGCTAACCTTGCTAAAGCTGTACTTTATGCAATCAATGGTGGTGTAGATGAAAAAACTGGTATCAAAGTAGTACCAGGTATTGAACCAATGACTGGTGATGAATATCTTGACTACGATAAAGTAATGAAAAACTACCAAATCACTAAAGCATGGGTTGCTAAAGTTTACACAGATGCCCTTAACATCATTCACTTCATGCATGATAAGTATGCTTACGAAAGAATTGAAATGGCACTTCATGATACAGATATCTTAAGAACAATGGCATGTGGTATTGCAGGTCTTGCAGTAGCAACAGACTCATTATCAGCTATTAAACATGCTAAAGTTAAACCTATTAGAAATGAAGAAGGTATTGCAATTGACTTTGAAATCGAAGGAGAATACCCAGCATACGGAAACAACGATGATAAGGTAGACTCAATTGCTGTATCATTAGTAGAAGACTTTATGCAAGAAATCAGAAAACACACACCATACAGAGACTCTGTATACACACAATCTGTTCTTACAATTACATCAAACGTTGTATATGGTAAGAAAACAGGAGCAACACCAGACGGACGTCAAGCTGGTGTACCATTCTCACCAGGTGCAAACCCAATGAATGGTAGAGAAACAAAAGGTGTTCTTGCAGCCTGTGCATCAGTTGCTAAATTACCATTTGAACATGCTAATGATGGTATTTCATATACATTCTCATTAGTACCATCAACACTTGGTAATAACGAAACAGATCGTATTACAAATATGGTAGGTATCTTAGATGGTTACTTTGGCCAAACAGGACAACACATCAATGTAAACGTTCTTAATAAAGAAGTATTACTTGATGCAATGGACCACCCAGAAAAATACCCACAACTTACAATTCGTGTATCAGGATATGCTGTAAACTTTATTAAGCTTACAAAAGAACAACAATTAGATGTTATCAGCCGTACCTTCCACGAAAGAATGTAG
- a CDS encoding RDD family protein, producing MKCEYCGRTCLPGEVTCGGCGAPIENPIPVPEIRQTQGSNIEVNVGGINIKINGPTSTTMGGTVGGITSTTTVDSMPNSVTNDIKNTAVNPILPVGYETRRQRKQREVAERYRLQREQEELRKNQAMGKQQDLKYVRGVFAGVFSRGIAIWIDMWIVSTLLAIIIGVTDKIYAQETVMLIVITYFMGFEVFNKGTTIGKRAMKIRVVNANGEKITLLQALIRFVSKFLSMGFVFIGFIMIGLSAQKQGLHDCIANTYVIKDR from the coding sequence ATGAAATGTGAATATTGTGGGAGAACATGCTTACCAGGGGAAGTAACCTGTGGAGGATGTGGGGCACCCATAGAAAATCCAATACCAGTACCAGAGATTAGACAAACTCAAGGCTCAAATATAGAAGTGAATGTAGGTGGCATTAATATTAAGATTAATGGACCTACAAGTACTACTATGGGGGGAACAGTAGGTGGGATCACTTCGACTACTACAGTTGATTCTATGCCAAATTCTGTAACGAATGATATAAAAAACACTGCAGTTAATCCTATACTACCAGTAGGATATGAAACAAGAAGACAGAGAAAACAAAGAGAAGTAGCTGAACGTTACAGGTTACAAAGAGAGCAAGAAGAATTAAGAAAAAACCAAGCAATGGGAAAACAACAAGACTTAAAGTATGTTCGAGGTGTTTTTGCAGGTGTTTTTTCTAGAGGAATAGCTATTTGGATTGATATGTGGATAGTAAGTACTTTATTGGCAATAATTATAGGCGTAACAGATAAGATATATGCTCAAGAGACAGTAATGCTAATTGTAATTACTTATTTTATGGGTTTTGAAGTATTTAATAAGGGTACTACCATTGGGAAGCGAGCTATGAAAATACGTGTTGTTAATGCAAATGGAGAAAAAATTACATTACTTCAAGCACTAATACGATTTGTCTCTAAGTTCTTGTCCATGGGCTTTGTCTTTATAGGTTTTATAATGATTGGACTTTCTGCGCAAAAGCAAGGGTTACATGATTGCATTGCTAATACTTATGTGATTAAAGACCGTTAG
- a CDS encoding branched-chain amino acid ABC transporter permease: MKKLIHKKNIIAIVTAIAVYALVFMLVETGSLSRHYQSLLVPIGVNIILAVSLNLTVGFLGELTLGHAGFMSVGAYAGCMFTIYANLPTYIELPIALIIGGLVAAVFGCIIGIPALRLKGDYLAIVTLAFGEIIRSILMNIEVTGGAGGLKGIDKSANYTLVFVIIVITVIIISNLVNSRAGRAICSIRDNIIAAESVGINVVYHKLLAFVVAAFFAGAAGVLYGHNLGILKPDTFDFNKSIEILVIVVLGGMGSIRGSIIAATIITVLPEVLRGLADYRMLIYAVVLIVMMILNASPKFAEFKKSFFARLKGKKAQKGGAEDGVIRG, encoded by the coding sequence ATGAAAAAACTCATACATAAAAAGAATATCATAGCAATTGTTACTGCAATAGCAGTTTATGCTCTTGTTTTTATGCTTGTAGAGACAGGTTCTTTATCAAGACACTATCAAAGTTTATTAGTACCAATTGGAGTTAATATTATTTTAGCGGTCTCTCTTAACTTAACTGTTGGTTTTTTAGGAGAGCTAACCTTAGGTCATGCAGGTTTCATGTCGGTAGGTGCTTATGCTGGTTGTATGTTTACAATCTATGCGAATTTACCAACATATATTGAGCTACCTATTGCTCTTATTATTGGTGGTCTAGTAGCAGCAGTATTTGGATGTATTATCGGTATTCCTGCACTAAGATTAAAAGGAGATTATTTAGCAATAGTGACGCTGGCTTTTGGAGAAATTATTCGTTCTATTTTAATGAATATAGAGGTTACAGGTGGTGCAGGTGGTTTAAAAGGAATTGATAAGTCTGCAAACTATACCTTAGTATTTGTGATTATCGTCATTACAGTTATTATTATTTCTAACTTAGTTAATTCTAGAGCAGGTAGAGCTATTTGTTCTATTCGAGATAATATTATAGCAGCTGAGTCTGTAGGTATTAATGTAGTTTATCATAAGTTATTGGCTTTTGTTGTAGCTGCTTTCTTTGCAGGTGCGGCAGGCGTATTGTATGGCCATAACCTAGGTATTTTAAAACCAGATACCTTTGACTTTAATAAATCTATTGAGATTTTAGTTATTGTAGTACTAGGCGGTATGGGCAGTATTAGAGGTTCTATTATTGCAGCTACTATTATTACTGTGCTTCCGGAGGTACTTCGTGGTCTTGCGGATTATAGAATGCTTATTTATGCAGTCGTACTTATTGTCATGATGATTCTAAATGCATCTCCAAAGTTTGCTGAATTTAAAAAGAGCTTTTTCGCTAGGTTAAAAGGTAAAAAAGCACAGAAAGGAGGAGCTGAAGATGGCGTTATTAGAGGTTAA
- a CDS encoding branched-chain amino acid ABC transporter permease, producing the protein MGFIEQLINGLNLGSIYALIALGYTMVYGIAKMLNFAHGDVIMVGAYTLSLIMTSLNLPPTVAVIASVVVCSVLGVTIEKIAYKPLRKASPLTVLITAIGVSYFLQSVALLLFGSKQRKVNSVITIQPIQIAGIELTGESIVTLGVTLIIMIGLTLFINKTKIGKAMLAVSEDKGAAQLMGINVNRTISITFAIGSALAAVAGVLYVSSYGFVGPYTGSLPGIKAFVAAVLGGIGSVPGAMLGGILLGIIESLSKAYISTNLADAIVFSVLIIVLLVKPAGLLGKMRTDKV; encoded by the coding sequence ATGGGCTTTATTGAACAACTTATTAATGGACTTAATCTTGGAAGTATTTATGCACTTATTGCCCTTGGTTATACCATGGTTTATGGTATTGCGAAAATGTTGAACTTTGCACATGGAGACGTTATTATGGTCGGTGCTTATACATTGTCTTTAATTATGACAAGCCTTAATTTACCACCTACTGTAGCAGTAATAGCTAGCGTTGTGGTCTGTTCAGTACTTGGTGTAACTATTGAGAAAATTGCTTATAAACCTCTTAGAAAAGCATCACCCCTTACAGTGCTTATTACTGCTATTGGTGTAAGTTATTTCTTACAAAGCGTAGCTTTATTGCTTTTTGGGTCTAAACAAAGAAAAGTAAATTCAGTTATTACTATTCAGCCTATTCAAATAGCAGGCATTGAATTAACTGGTGAATCTATTGTTACTTTAGGGGTAACACTTATTATTATGATAGGTCTTACTTTATTTATAAATAAAACGAAAATTGGTAAAGCTATGTTAGCTGTTTCAGAAGATAAAGGAGCAGCTCAATTGATGGGGATTAATGTTAATCGTACCATTTCTATTACTTTTGCTATTGGTTCCGCACTAGCTGCAGTAGCTGGTGTGCTTTACGTGAGTTCTTATGGGTTTGTAGGCCCTTATACAGGTTCTCTTCCAGGAATTAAGGCTTTCGTAGCAGCTGTTCTTGGGGGAATAGGTAGTGTGCCTGGTGCTATGCTAGGAGGTATTTTATTAGGCATTATTGAGAGCTTATCAAAAGCATATATTTCCACTAATTTAGCTGATGCTATTGTGTTTAGTGTATTAATTATTGTTCTTCTAGTGAAACCAGCTGGTTTATTAGGTAAAATGAGAACGGATAAGGTATAG